Proteins from a single region of Mustela erminea isolate mMusErm1 chromosome X, mMusErm1.Pri, whole genome shotgun sequence:
- the MCTS1 gene encoding malignant T-cell-amplified sequence 1 isoform X2 — protein sequence MFKKFDEKENVSNCIQLKTSVIKGIKNQLIEQFPGIEPWLNQIMPKKDPVKIVRCHEHIEILTVNGELLFFRQREGPFYPTLRLLHKYPFILPHQQVDKGAIKFVLSGANIMCPGLTSPGAKLYPAVVDTIVAIMAEGKQHALCVGVMKMSAEDIEKVNKGIGIENIHYLNDGLWHMKTYK from the exons ATGTTCAAGAA atttgatgaaaaagaaaatgtgtccaACTGCATCCAGTTGAAAACCTCAGTTATAAAGGGTATTAAGAACCAGTTGATAGAACAATTTCCAGGTATTGAACCATGGCTTAATCAAATCATGCCTAAGAAAGATCCTGTCAAAATAGTGCGATG CCATGAACATATAGAAATCCTTACAGTAAATggagaattactattttttagacAAAGAGAAGGGCCTTTTTATCCAACCCTAAGGTTACTTCACAAAT atCCTTTTATCCTGCCACACCAGCAAGTTGATAAAGGAGCCATCAAATTTGTACTCAGTGGAGCAAATATCATGTGTCCAGGCTTAACTTCTCCTGGAGCTAAACTTTACCCTGCTGTAGTAGATACAATTGTT GCAATCATGGCAGAAGGAAAACAGCATGCTCTGTGTGTTGGAGTCATGAAGATGTCTGCAGAAGATAT TGAGAAAGTCAACAAAGGAATTGGCATTGAAAATATCCATTATTTAAATGATGGGCTGTGGCatatgaagacatataaatga
- the MCTS1 gene encoding malignant T-cell-amplified sequence 1 isoform X1: MGKGRFDEKENVSNCIQLKTSVIKGIKNQLIEQFPGIEPWLNQIMPKKDPVKIVRCHEHIEILTVNGELLFFRQREGPFYPTLRLLHKYPFILPHQQVDKGAIKFVLSGANIMCPGLTSPGAKLYPAVVDTIVAIMAEGKQHALCVGVMKMSAEDIEKVNKGIGIENIHYLNDGLWHMKTYK, encoded by the exons ATGGGCAAAGGAAG atttgatgaaaaagaaaatgtgtccaACTGCATCCAGTTGAAAACCTCAGTTATAAAGGGTATTAAGAACCAGTTGATAGAACAATTTCCAGGTATTGAACCATGGCTTAATCAAATCATGCCTAAGAAAGATCCTGTCAAAATAGTGCGATG CCATGAACATATAGAAATCCTTACAGTAAATggagaattactattttttagacAAAGAGAAGGGCCTTTTTATCCAACCCTAAGGTTACTTCACAAAT atCCTTTTATCCTGCCACACCAGCAAGTTGATAAAGGAGCCATCAAATTTGTACTCAGTGGAGCAAATATCATGTGTCCAGGCTTAACTTCTCCTGGAGCTAAACTTTACCCTGCTGTAGTAGATACAATTGTT GCAATCATGGCAGAAGGAAAACAGCATGCTCTGTGTGTTGGAGTCATGAAGATGTCTGCAGAAGATAT TGAGAAAGTCAACAAAGGAATTGGCATTGAAAATATCCATTATTTAAATGATGGGCTGTGGCatatgaagacatataaatga